In one Nicotiana sylvestris chromosome 8, ASM39365v2, whole genome shotgun sequence genomic region, the following are encoded:
- the LOC138875847 gene encoding uncharacterized protein: MQGLGGQVSVAYKDLCLFPDVQLPVRFKIPKFDLYDGHGDPVVHLRGFCSKIRGSGGKNELLMAYFSQSLSGPALEWYTFQDNNRWYTWDVLAQAFARHFQYNVEIVPDRLSLTKIEKKLSESFREYGFRWREHVARVNPPMEEDEMMEYFLQTLEPTYFGHLISAIGKSFNEVVKIGEMVEEGLKSSKIMSYSAIKATT, encoded by the coding sequence atgcaagggttgggagGCCAAGTGAGTGTGGCTTATAAGGATCTGTGCTTGTTTCCCGATGTCCAGCTACCTGTCAGGTTCAAAATCCCCAAGTTTGacttgtacgacgggcatggagaCCCCGTGGtccacttaagaggattttgcagCAAAATAAGGGGTTCTGGTGGGAAaaatgaattgttgatggcatattttagtcAAAGTTTGAGTGGTCCAGCGTTGGAATGGTACACCTTCCAAGACAACaataggtggtatacttgggatgtcTTGGCTCAGGCTTTCGCTCGGCATTTCCAATACAATGTAGAAATTGTCCCAGATCGCCTATCCTTGACTAAGATAGAGAAAAAGCTCagtgagagtttcagggagtatggtttccggtggagagaacatgTGGCGCGAGTCAACCCTCCAATGGAGGAAGATGAAATGATGGAGTACTTTCTTCAGaccttggagcctacttactttggtcatctgaTCTCTGCCATAGGTAAGTcttttaatgaagtggtaaaaataggagaaatggtagagGAAGGACTCAaatcaagcaagatcatgagttactctGCTATCAAAGCAACTACATAA